One window of the Camelus dromedarius isolate mCamDro1 chromosome 15, mCamDro1.pat, whole genome shotgun sequence genome contains the following:
- the PDIA6 gene encoding protein disulfide-isomerase A6 yields MARLVLGLMSCTLFIAVNGLYSSSDDVIELTPSNFNREVIQSDSLWLVEFFAPWCGHCQRLTPEWKKVATALKDVVKVGAVDADKHQSLGGQYGVQGFPTIKIFGSNKNRPEDYQGGRTSEAIVDAALSALRQLVKDRLGGRGGGYSSGKQGRSESSSKKDVIELTDDSFDKNVLDSEDVWMVEFYAPWCGHCKNLEPEWAAAATEVKEQTKGKVKLAAVDATVNQVLASRYGIRGFPTIKIFQKGESPVDYDGGRTRSDIVSRALDLFSDNAPPPELLEIINEDVAKKTCEEHQLCVVAILPHILDTGAAGRNSYLEVLLKLADKYKKKMWGWLWTEAGAQSELESALGIGGFGYPAMAAVNARKMKFALLKGSFSEQGINEFLRELSFGRGSTAPVGGGAFPAISTREPWDGKDGELPVEDDIDLSDVELDDLEKDEL; encoded by the exons ATGGCTCGCCTGGTGCTGG GTCTGATGAGCTGTACCCTCTTTATAGCAGTTAATGGTCTATATTCGTCTAGTGATGATGTAATTGAATTAACTCCATCAAATTTCAACCGAGAAGTTATTCAAAGTGATAGTTTGTGGCTTGTGGAATTCTTTGCTCCATG GTGTGGCCACTGCCAGAGGTTAACACCGGAGTGGAAGAAAGTAGCAACTGCATTAAAA GATGTTGTAAAAGTTGGTGCAGTTGATGCAGATAAACATCAGTCCCTGGGAGGTCAATACGGTGTCCAGGGATTTCCTACCATTAAGATTTTTGGATCTAACAAAAACAGACCAGAAGATTATCAGG GTGGCAGAACGAGTGAAGCCATCGTGGATGCCGCGCTCAGTGCCCTGCGCCAGCTTGTGAAGGATCGCCtcgggggcaggggaggtggctATAGTTCTGGAAAACAA GGCAGAAGTGAAAGTTCAAGTAAGAAGGACGTGATCGAGCTGACGGACGACAGCTTTGATAAGAATGTTCTTGACAGTGAAGATGTTTGGATGGTTGAGTTTTATGCTCCTTGGTGCGGACACTGCAAAAA TTTAGAGCCAGAATGGGCTGCGGCAGCTACAGAGGTAAAAGAGCAAACCAAAGGCAAAGTGAAACTCGCAGCTGTGGACGCCACTGTCAACCAGGTTCTAGCCAGCCGATACGGG ATTAGAGGATTTCCTACAATCAAGATATTTCAGAAAGGCGAGTCTCCTGTGGATTATGATGGGGGGCGGACGAGATCCGACATCGTCTCCCGGGCCCTTGATCTGTTCTCTGATAACGCGCCCCCTCCTGAGCTGCTTGAG ATTATCAATGAGGACGTGGCCAAGAAGACATGTGAGGAGCATCAGCTCTGTGTCGTGGCCATCCTGCCCCACATCCTCGATACCG GAGCTGCAGGCAGAAATTCTTACTTGGAAGTTCTTCTGAAGTTGGCAGACaagtacaaaaagaaaatgtgggg GTGGCTGTGGACAGAAGCCGGAGCCCAGTCGGAGCTGGAGAGCGCGCTGGGGATCGGAGGGTTCGGCTACCCCGCCATGGCCGCCGTTAACGCGCGCAAGATGAAGTTTGCTCTTCTCAAAGGCTCTTTCAGTGAGCAAGGCATTAATGAGTTTCTCAG GGAGCTGTCTTTTGGGCGTGGGTCCACAGCACCTGTGGGAGGCGGGGCTTTTCCTGCCATCAGCACCAGGGAGCCCTGGGACGGCAAGGACGGCGAG CTTCCTGTGGAAGACGACATTGATCTGAGTGATGTGGAGCTGGACGACTTGGAGAAAGATGAGTTGTGA